One part of the Bradyrhizobium sp. CB1650 genome encodes these proteins:
- a CDS encoding FUSC family protein has product MALAREVYDRLRSRRTQLGLAIRVTVAAAAAYAIATALHLLLPLWAVLTSLIVTQMSVGRSLKATRDYMLGTVGGAVYGGAIAVLIPYSSEAGLLGLLVLSVAPLAFIAAINPSLSAATVTAVIVLLVPTMHHSDPMTSAIDRVSEVAVGAITGLLVSFLVLPSRAVRQIRASAALLLELIADAFTELLAGLTRGRDNDALHRIQDGIGTALVGLNATGAEAERERAARLSSGPDTGPLLRTILRLRHDVVMIGRATVVPLPAEVQMRLAGPLAEVSTVIARFLRSAAAALREGAGAPPIHPVHLALQHYAEAVAAVRRDGLIRGQPSDTAERFFALGFSLEQMHQNLCDLDRVVGEWSEAAADKPARVAE; this is encoded by the coding sequence ATGGCACTCGCAAGAGAGGTGTACGACCGGCTCCGGTCGCGAAGGACGCAGTTGGGACTGGCGATCCGCGTCACGGTGGCGGCGGCCGCGGCCTATGCGATTGCGACCGCGCTGCATCTGTTGCTGCCGCTCTGGGCGGTGCTGACCTCGCTGATCGTGACCCAGATGAGCGTCGGCCGCTCGCTGAAGGCGACGCGCGACTACATGCTCGGCACGGTCGGCGGCGCCGTCTATGGCGGCGCCATCGCGGTGCTGATCCCTTATTCCAGCGAAGCCGGATTGTTGGGGCTTTTGGTGCTGTCGGTCGCCCCGCTCGCCTTCATTGCCGCGATCAATCCGAGCCTCAGCGCCGCCACCGTGACGGCCGTGATCGTGCTCCTGGTTCCGACCATGCATCATTCCGATCCCATGACCTCGGCGATCGATCGCGTCAGCGAGGTCGCGGTCGGCGCGATCACGGGGTTATTGGTCTCGTTCCTGGTGCTGCCCTCGCGCGCGGTGCGGCAGATCCGCGCCAGCGCGGCGCTGCTGCTCGAGCTGATCGCGGATGCCTTCACCGAACTGCTCGCAGGGCTCACGCGCGGCCGCGACAACGACGCGCTGCACCGGATCCAGGACGGCATCGGCACCGCGCTGGTGGGCCTCAATGCCACCGGCGCAGAGGCCGAGCGCGAGCGCGCGGCGCGGCTGTCGAGCGGGCCCGACACCGGCCCCTTGCTGCGAACCATTTTGCGGCTGCGCCATGACGTCGTGATGATCGGCCGCGCCACCGTGGTGCCGCTGCCGGCCGAGGTGCAGATGCGGCTCGCCGGTCCTCTGGCGGAGGTCTCGACCGTGATCGCGCGCTTCCTGCGTTCGGCCGCGGCGGCTTTGCGGGAGGGCGCGGGCGCGCCGCCGATCCATCCCGTGCACCTCGCGCTCCAGCATTATGCCGAGGCGGTCGCCGCCGTTCGCCGGGACGGCCTGATCCGCGGCCAGCCCAGCGATACCGCGGAGCGCTTCTTCGCGCTCGGCTTCTCGCTGGAGCAGATGCACCAGAATCTCTGCGATCTCGACCGCGTCGTCGGCGAGTGGTCGGAGGCGGCGGCGGACAAGCCCGCGCGCGTTGCGGAGTGA